The Oceanibaculum nanhaiense nucleotide sequence GCCGAACAGCGAGCGCTTCCAGCCGCCGAAGGAATGGAAGGCCATCGGTACCGGGATCGGCACATTGATGCCGACCATGCCGACCTTGATCTGGCTGGCGAATTCGCGCGCCGCATCGCCATCGCGGGTGAAGATCGCGGTGCCGTTGCCGAATTCATGGTCGTTGACCATCTTCACGGCGGTTTCGTAATCCGGCGCACGGACCACGGAGAGCACCGGGCCGAAGATCTCTTCCTTGTAGATCGTCATGTCGGTGGTGACATTGTCGAACAGGCAGCCGCCCATGAAGAAGCCGTTCTCGTAACCCTGAAGCTTCATGTCGCGGCCATCGACCACCAGCTTCGCGCCTTCCTTCACGCCCTGATCGACATAACCGCGCACCTTCTCCAGATGCTGGCGGGTGACCAGCGGCCCCATCTCGACTTCCTTGTCCATGCCGGGGCCGACCTTCAGCGAACGCACCTTCGGCGTCAGCCGTTCGATCAGCGCATCGCCCACCTTGTCGCCGATGGCGACAGCGACGGAGACGGCCATGCAGCGCTCGCCGGCGGAACCGTAGCCGGCGCCCATCAGCGCGTCGGTCGCCTGGTCGAGATCGGCGTCGGGCATGACGATCATGTGGTTCTTGGCACCACCCAGCGCCTGCACCCGCTTATTGTGCGCGGTGCCGGTGTGATAGACGTACTCGGCGATCGGGGTGGAGCCGACGAAGCTGACCGCCTCGATGCCCGGGTGGGTGAGGATCGCGTCCACCGCCTGCTTGTCGCCATGCAGGACACTGAACACGCCATCCGGCAATCCGGCTTCCTTCAGCAGGTCGGCGAGAATCATGCCGACCGACGGATCGCGCTCCGACGGCTTCAGGATGAAGCAGTTGCCGCAGGCAATCGCGACGGGGAACATCCACATCGGCACCATGGCCGGGAAGTTGAAGGGAGTGATGCCGGCAACCACGCCCAGCGGCTGGCGGATGGTCCAGGCGTCGATGCCGCCGCCGACCTGCTCGGTATATTCGCCCTTCAGCAGCTGCGGAATGCCGCAGGCGAATTCCACGACCTCCAGCCCGCGCGTCACCTCGCCCTGCGCGTCCGGGAAGGTCTTGCCATGCTCCGCCGTGATCGCGGCGGCAAGCCGGTCCATGTTCTTCTCGATCAGTTCCTTGAACTTGAACATGACGCGCGCGCGGCGCAGCGGCGTGGCGGCGGCCCAGGCCGGAAAAGCCGCCTGCGCGCTTGCCACGACCTTGTCCACCTCGGCCTGGCTGGCCAGCGGCACGCGCGCCTGCACCTCGCCGGTCGCCGGGTTGAACACATCGCTGAAACGGCCGCTGGCGCCGTCCACCGGTGCGCCGTTCACATAATGCTGCAGCGTCTTGGTCATGGGGTTCCTCCGAGTTTTCGTCACGCCCGGATCGATCCGGGGATCGGCCGTGCGGCCTGCTTGATTGAAATGTCCGGGCTTGGTTATAGCGCCGCTTGGCGGTGGATAACAACGGGCCGATAAGCTCCGTTTGGCTATCGGATACAAACCGCCTTATCCTGTGCAAAAGAGCGAACCGGGAGAGGACACCATGATCGCGCAGATACTCACACCCCGCATGATGCTGATCGGCGGCGATGCCGCGCAGGAGATCGCGCTGGTCCTGCACAAGCTGGGGGTACACCGGCCGCTGATCGTCACCGACCCGTTCATGCGCGATTCCGGCATGCTGAAGCATGTGACCGACCCGCTGGATTCCGCCGGCATCCGCTGGGATCTGTTCGCCGATACCGTGCCCGACCCGACGACCGATGTGGTGGAGGCGGGGCTCGGTCGGCTGCGCCTCGGAACCTTCGACAGCCTGATTGCCTTCGGCGGCGGCAGCCCGATGGACACCGCCAAGGCGATGAACGCGCTGGCGGCGCTGGGTGGCAGGATGCGCGACCACAAGGTGCCGAAGGCTGCCGACAAATCGGCGGTGCCGCTGATCTGCATCCCGACCACGGCGGGCACCGGCTCGGAAGTGACGAAATTCTGCGTCATCACCGATACCGAAACCGACGAGAAGATGCTCATCATGGGGCTGGGGTGCCTGCCGACGGCGGCGCTGGTCGATTACAAGCTGACGATGAAGAAGCCGTTCCGGCTGACCGCCGATACCGGCATAGACAGCATCACCCATGCGGTCGAGGCCTATGTCTCGAAGAAGCGCAACCCGATGTCGGATGTCTATGCGCTGACCGCGATGCGGCGGCTCTATACCCATATCCGCACCGCCTGCTTCGAGCCGGAGAACGAGCAGGCGCGCGAGCAGATGATGCTGGGGGCAACCCAGGCCGGCATGGCCTTTTCCAACGCCTCGGTGGCGCTGGTGCATGGCATGAGTCGGCCGATCGGCGCCTTCTTCCATGTGCCGCACGGCTTGTCCAACGCCATGCTGCTGCCCGCCGTCACCGAATTCTCCGCCGAGGCGGCGCTGGACCGCTACGCCGATTGCGCGCGGGCCATGGGGATCGCGCCGGAGGATGAGGGCAACCAGTCCGCCGTGAACCGCCTGATCGACGGGCTGCGCCGGCTGAATGACGATCTGAAGGTGCCGACGC carries:
- a CDS encoding CoA-acylating methylmalonate-semialdehyde dehydrogenase, which translates into the protein MTKTLQHYVNGAPVDGASGRFSDVFNPATGEVQARVPLASQAEVDKVVASAQAAFPAWAAATPLRRARVMFKFKELIEKNMDRLAAAITAEHGKTFPDAQGEVTRGLEVVEFACGIPQLLKGEYTEQVGGGIDAWTIRQPLGVVAGITPFNFPAMVPMWMFPVAIACGNCFILKPSERDPSVGMILADLLKEAGLPDGVFSVLHGDKQAVDAILTHPGIEAVSFVGSTPIAEYVYHTGTAHNKRVQALGGAKNHMIVMPDADLDQATDALMGAGYGSAGERCMAVSVAVAIGDKVGDALIERLTPKVRSLKVGPGMDKEVEMGPLVTRQHLEKVRGYVDQGVKEGAKLVVDGRDMKLQGYENGFFMGGCLFDNVTTDMTIYKEEIFGPVLSVVRAPDYETAVKMVNDHEFGNGTAIFTRDGDAAREFASQIKVGMVGINVPIPVPMAFHSFGGWKRSLFGDHHMHGPEGVRFYTRMKAITQRWPTGIRSGAEFIMPTMK
- a CDS encoding iron-containing alcohol dehydrogenase; translated protein: MIAQILTPRMMLIGGDAAQEIALVLHKLGVHRPLIVTDPFMRDSGMLKHVTDPLDSAGIRWDLFADTVPDPTTDVVEAGLGRLRLGTFDSLIAFGGGSPMDTAKAMNALAALGGRMRDHKVPKAADKSAVPLICIPTTAGTGSEVTKFCVITDTETDEKMLIMGLGCLPTAALVDYKLTMKKPFRLTADTGIDSITHAVEAYVSKKRNPMSDVYALTAMRRLYTHIRTACFEPENEQAREQMMLGATQAGMAFSNASVALVHGMSRPIGAFFHVPHGLSNAMLLPAVTEFSAEAALDRYADCARAMGIAPEDEGNQSAVNRLIDGLRRLNDDLKVPTPKAYGIDEARYMELLGTMASQALASGSPGNNPRVPDEAEIIDLYKRVYA